Below is a genomic region from Scheffersomyces stipitis CBS 6054 chromosome 8, complete sequence.
ACAATAATTCTGATTGAGAAATTTCGACAACTCCCGAAAGGTAAGACTTCCAGAGACACCACTGATCTAGATTGTTCTTTTGCAAAGGCTACTTTATGCGAATTCGTACATGGTGTAGGCGAGTACCTTACATAAGAGTATGATAGATAAAATATGCATCAAATATTCCGCGTCAATCCTTGCCTAATTGGGATCGCGCGGAATCGTGACTCAGTACACTATcagaaaagagagaaggcaacaagaaaatgaatCAATTAATTAGTTTGAGATTCTTCCATGGTCTTCCATTTGAAGATTCATAACGAACAGGCCAGAGTATATAAACATTCACATATCTGGTTTCTTGTAGAACCTTTGAAATAGAAACTATTCTTACTTTTAGACAAACGATTGACATAATGGTAaagcaagaagatttcGATGTGGAGCAATTCATGGACAAGTATGAAACCAACATTGTCAACAATATGGGAGAAACATGTTGTGACTCTTTAAGCGTAAACCAATTGCTTGAGTTGATATCCAAGGAAAAACCCGAAGTCGATATcagtttgaaaagaaagcaaatATGTGATTTGATCTTGGATACTAAGGCCACCTACGGCCATATTAGAGGTTCTCCAGACTTGAAGTCAGCAATAGCAGCAATTTACAACGAAGACTTAAAAACTGAAGGAATTTCTAACGATAATATTGTTGTCACAAATGGTGCTATTGGTGCAAACTTCTTAACATTGTATTCTCTTGTCGATGCTAATGATAAAGTAATAGTTGTCAGCCCCACTTATCAACAATTGGGGAGTGTAAGCGCAGTTTTCTCTCAATCAAAGGTCAATGTGATCCCTtttgaattgaaatatgaaaatgaataCTTGCCTGACTTGGTCGAATTGAAGCAATTAATTGAAACTCATTTTCCTAAGCTAGTAATTATCAACAACCCAAATAATCCTACTGGGGTCGTCTGGGACAACGAAACTATGGAAAAAATGGTAAACCTCTGTAAATCGAAGGACGTTTGGTTGATGTGTGATGAAGTATATCGTCCATTATATCATTCTGtaaaaagagaagatcaGCCAAAATCAGTGGTTAATTATGGATATGCAAAAACAATTTCTACCggttcaacttcaaaggCATTTGCATTTGCAGGGTTGAGATTGGGTTGGGTTGTGACTCGTGATAAGGCTTTGCTTGACAATTTGTTTTCGAAGCGTGATTATAACACGATCTCGGTCTCGATGGTGGATGACAGTCTTGCCACGTTGGTTTTACAAAACCACAAAGTtattttgaaaagaaacTATGATATTTGcttgaagaacattgaAATTGTTCAGAAGGAAATAGACCATTCTAATGGATTGCTTAGCTGGATAAGACCAAAAAGTGGAACAACTTGTTTTATCAAAATTAATATTCCAAATCTCGACACCTACAAATTGTGTAGTGAATTAGCCGAACAACACAATACTTTAGTGGTACCTGGTGAAGTATTTGACAACAGAGCTGGTTTCCTCAGGGTTGGGTTTGGAAATTCTCCTGAAAGCATTGTTGGAGGGTTTTATGAATTAAAAAAATGGTTTATCAAAAATGGTTACCAAAAATAACCAAAGCTTTTCGATGGAATAATGGAAAATAAAAGTGCCGACAAACAATCTGAAATTAGAATTTATTCCGTCAATGGCTCATGTTCTTTTTTTATTCTATAGGTATAATATGATCTGTACTTCTGTTTTTTTGTACAGAAGTAGATTTATGTTTTGCCAGATTGACGATTAATAAAGAAATCTTTCCATTTATCATCTGCAATAACCATGGTATTTCTAGTTGcaaattcaaaataaaTTAAATGATAACTAAAATAGTCATGATGGGATCTGATTCTATATTTGAGATATTTTTAGATTTTAATGTTAGACCAAAGGTACCGATAATAAAAGTATATCAAGGAATACTTGTATGGACGAAACAGCTGGATGTTTTCTAAGTACTTCCTTTTTGGAAGTTATTGGTGTAATATTTTTTATATGCAGCAACAGAGGACATTTCCAGGATTTCCCCACGGTAGGAAACAAAAGGTAGAAGAACAAAGGATAATGGAAAAGTGATATTAAGCATCGTTAGAGCCAGCATTATCCATATGATTGGCAATGTCAAGCTGCTGCCAGTCTTGTTGCGAAATTACTAAAACAGAGTAAGGTTATTAGAATACTATTTTTAGAAACTGTATACATGCGCAAGAGAGTTAGTGGAAGCTCAGTCTAATTTTCAGGAATGGAATTGATGTACGAAGGAGAGAGAACGTCAAAAAAGAGTTGGAGCCATTGTCAAGTGTGGCCATTATATTACGACTATGACACAGAAAGGGTAAAATTCCTAAGGCTTGTTATATTGTAATTACATGGACACGTTAACACAGGCGGAAAATATGAATTTATACGAACAAAGTAAAAAACCACTTCAGCATAGAAGCCATAAAACtgagagtgaaaaatccgTATCATTGTTGGAGAGATTGATAATTACATCGAAAGATTGCAAGAAAATTCGGAGATCAGGATGTTAGATGTACCTTCTGTATCTACAGAaatagatgaagaaatgaagtgAGGCATAAAATATTTCCTCTGCATCTGAACACGGGCCGTTTCGGGCCAGCCAGAAGTAAAATGATTGGAAACAGGAGAAACGGCTACAGTAAATGAACGTACTAACTTTGTCCATGAAAGTATAGAGCTACGGGTTTCATGAGCTGCCCATAGAGCAGGTGCTGACGATAGCACTGTCGAAGAAAATTTAGAATGCAAGCTTGCACAAGACTTTGTGCGTGATTCATGCCGCTCCTGCTGGTGGGATTTCTCGTGCAGCACCTGGTGTTGATCTTTATGTCGGTTATTAATATAGAAATGGCGGGACTGGTTATTTATAGTTGTACATGTTTGTAAGTAAGCTATCTCATGCTGGCAAAGTTTTGCGTGTACGAAACGCCCCCCCATCGTCCTCCATTAGTAAAATTACGTTTTCGTCCTACCTCCCCTGAATGGTACAAAATAATTATTTATTTAATTTTCCGCCAGATTTTCTTCACATTGCGCTTGGATCACAtttatataaatatatgtAGATTCTTTGTACAAGCGCCGTAGAATTTTAGATTTTTGAGAGCCCACATCTTGTTTCCCCATTGGGTCCAGACCATAAATTGTATCTGTTTTTTCTGAGTCGATTCAATTGATCTCTCTTTATATACTCCAACGTTCCAATTCATCGTTGATTTCGCTGTCTAACTCCCGCTATTCTCAGCCATTCCCAGCGCCAATTTCATTGCGCATCCCCCACTGAATCATATTGATTGCGAGATATTATTCCAGATTTAACTGGcgattctttcttcgtccACCCCACTATTATTAGCGACATCCACATTTCCTGGTTCCGCCGTACGCCCAGACTCATCGACACGTATCCCCGGTCATTGAGCCTTACATAGTATTCTCCCAACTCCTGGCAGTCATCGGATAACCTATTCATACTCTTTTGTTCCAATCGTTTCAGATTCCTTTTTCATTACCCACACCATCCATGAATAAGGACCATAAAGACGGCAGCGTCGCTGCCACCCCCAATATATACTACGGACGATCCGTCAACAAGGTGTTCAACCAAGACTTCATTATAGACAAACGGTTCAAGATCGTAAAGGAGCTTGGCCATGGAGCCTATGGTATAGTATGCTCCGCCAAATACGACGATGGATCCGGCAACGACGACATCACCACCAACAATAATGATGCTGCTGGCAACTCGTCATCATCTGATGGATCGTACGTGGCCATAAAGAAAATCACCAatatcttttccaaaaagaTATTGTGCAAACGGTCGCTCCGTGAGCTAAAGTTGCTCCAGTTCTTCCGCGGTCACAAGAACATCACCTGCTTGTACGATTTGGACATCATTCCCAATCCGTTGAATGGTGAGTTCAACGAAATCTATTTGTACGAAGAGTTGATGGAGTGTGACATGCACCAGATTATCCGGTCGGGACAGCCACTCACCGATCTGCATTACCAATCTTTCATCTACCAGGTGTTGTGCGGTCTCAAATACATTCATCTGGCCGACGTGTTACATCGGGACTTGAAGCCGGGCAATCTCTTGGTTAATGCTGATTGTGAGTTGAAAATCTGTGACTTCGGGTTAGCCCGAGGCTTCTCGGAGAACCCCGAACAGAATGCCGGTTACATGACAGAATACGTAGCTACCAGATGGTACAGAGCCCCTGAGATCATGTTGAGTTTCACCAACTACTCGAAGGCTATTGATATCTGGTCTGTAGGTTGTATTTTGGCTGAACTCTTAGGAGGAAAGCCTCTTTTCCGCGGAAAGGACTACGTAGACCAATTGAACCAGATTCTATTGGTATTAGGCACTCCGAAAGAAGCCACTTTGACCAAGATCGGTTCTGTGCGAGCACAGAACTACGTCAGGTCACTTCccttgatgaagaaggtgaGTTATAGCGAGCTTTTCCCTAACGCTAACCCTTTGGCACTTGACTTACTTGAGAAGATGTTGACTCTTGACCCATTCGAGAGAATTTCGGTCGAAGAAGCATTGAGCCATCCTTATCTTGCCGTGTGGCACGATCCACAAGACGAGCCCGAGTGTCAGGTCAAATTTAACTTCAAATCGTTTGAAACGGTAGACAATATGGACGACATGAAACAATTGATCATAGACGAAGTAAAGAAGTTTAGAGAGTTTGTTCGTAAGCCCATCCACGAACAGCAGCAGATTCAATTACAGATCCAGTTGCAACAGCGGCAAAtcgaagaacaagaagcagCAGCTGAAGCCCACAGAAAGGAACAATTGCTCGAacaacagagacaacaacagcagcaacaacaacttcaagaccAACTCAATGTCATGGATATCGTTGAAACTCCGGCTGTGCACAACCAGACATACGATGCCCAAATGCTCCATAGTGCTGGTGCCTCGGGTTCGTCGAATTCGCATTTAGCCCATCCAAACGCTCCAGTGAATACAAATCCCGAGTTCTCCAATAACGCTGATGTTCAGTACTACCAGTCGATTCCCAAGCCCCAAGAGTTGGACGAGTTCACTTTCTCTCACGGCAGTAACTCAGCTGCTGCTAACGACTTGTATGAGAACAATAGCTTACAGTACCAGAATCTGCAGACGCCAGCTGAGTTTCAGAACCAGTCTGCTTCGGACTTGTTCcgtttggaagaagagttgggATTCGGTCTAGATGGCAATTCTATGTTTGGTACCAACTATTAGCATCTTAGtcttttcaattgtaaCATAGTGTCAGGTTTGTAATTTTACTTTAATTTGAAGCATcagttcttgaacttctaAAGTTGTAAATGCTTTTATTTCATGCTGCTCTTGTACTCTCAATTATAATCTTCTGGTGTATTTCATGATATTCTTGTACGCTTAATTTATTGTTCGTATACACCTATTCTATTCTTTACTTAGATAATTTCatgttttttttttcaattacCATCATTTCatgttcattttcatatCCTTCTATAGATCTATACATTCTCAACCAATGCAATACCTGAAGATATCACCACTTTTACCGAAGCACCAGAGGTTGTAGGCATCAACGAAGAACCCATCAATCTTACCATCACTTACAAGTGCCGACAAGTCCAAGCTCATTAAAGGCACTTCAATGGATGGGACCAACTTATCATTGACTATTGGTGGAATCACCGTAGAATACCTCTTTGTGCCACTACTCAATCCTGCCTTTTTAGCAAGAGCCTTGTAGTGtcttttcaatctcaagtCAAAGAGAGACTTGTACAACGAAGTCAAAATTTCTATCTGATCCTGCGTATTCTCTTCGTTAGTGGTGACGATGCTGGAATTGTTATACACCTTTGAGGGTCTTCCAGCAACAAGAGGATCGTTCAAAGTGTTCTGAGAGTTGGCAGCTAAGATAGTAGTCATATTCATACTGCCGCTTGCACCGAATTGAGCTCCCCCAACTGCAAGAAGAGGATGGTCCTCGTTATTTATAGACCTGGTCCGGgtatggaaagaagaaccagttTTGATAGGAACATTTCCAGGAGAAATTGTTGTAATCACCGGTAAAGTTCCTCCTGGGTTAGAGCTCTTCCTCGTATTAAGAGGGCTGGGACTGTTCGCATGACTGACAAGTGGAACAGGCGACTTCACTACTAAAGGAACTCCAGAAGTACCATGTAtggatcttcttttatGTGTAGAtatcttttccttgttttccttttctttctccaagGGTGGTAGCTTCTTCACCTTAGGAAGCGCCTTGTAGTCAAATTCCCAAATAATGATCTTCCCATCAAACCCACAACTGATAAGTTTGTAGACCAGATTCTTTACGGAGGCTTCCTGTTCCAAATCACCCTTGTTAAACTCATCTTCCTTGATGAATCTTATTTTCTTGATAGTGTTGGTATGGCCCTTGAATCTTCCTACAATGCGAATTTCCTTAATCAAAGGTGGATAGAGTTCTTTCAAAGGAGTATTTAACAATCTCGGAGTATGGTTATGCTCGTTTCGAGAAATGTCAAAACTGTTTGAAGGGGTGGTGTTGCTGGGAGATAAGAACATTGCAGCAGAAGGCAAGTTCGCCGAGTTTACAGAGTTTAGCGTTCCACTTCTGGATCTTCTGCCCACCACTCCACTTGAAGTCGGGTTCAAACCATTTACATTGGTACTAGAATGGTAATTACTGCCTGTGTTCTTGGTGAGAAGTCCATTCACATTGTAGTAGGtcattttgaaaatttcaatgaTATCACCTTTGCCAACAATGCAAACGAACCTGAAGTCCGGAGAAAATTCAATACCAGTTATACCATCATTGAAGTAATTGGAAAGTAAGTCAGTTAGAACAGAATTGTTTTTGATATCGCTGGTATTGCCATAGCTCTTATCATGGGTGAAGATCAAATCCATAAAACGCACAAGGCCATCGTCCGCACCAATTGCCAAGATCATGGGCTGGACTTCACTGTGAGAAAAGTCAGTATTTTCTGAGTAAGGCATTGTCGACGAGATAGCTGTTATTGGCTTATAACTGACTCTGAAATGCCCTACCAAATAGTTGGGGCTGTAACTATCTGTTTCTTCGCCTGAACTAGAGCTAGCCTTCTTGCAGAAAGGTGAAAGATCGAACTTCTTAAAGTAACTAATGTAGGCGTCTTTTCCaaccaacttcttttgGTATCGCGATGATCCGGACGAAGCCGATGAAACTGACagctttttcaatttctcttctgaCTGGTTATTTGTCAGAGGGTTGGATCGTGAAGCATATGGATCTAATATCATAACTTCACCATTACTGTACCCGGCTACAATTAGGTATTCATAAAGAGGATGATGAAAGATTTCCAACGCTGTCACATCCACATTGCCAAAAGAACTAGAATAAATGTGCGATGAAGCTTTAGAGCTTATGGATACATTGTCTGGGTTGGGTGGCATTTGGCCAAAACCAAGATCATCAAAGATCTGGTAGTTCAATGCATGCAAATTGATGATTATGACTTCACCCGAGTCGAAACCAAGGATTACAATTGGTTCTCTGCTTTTGTTGACAAAAGTCTTGAGAGCAGTAATTATCGAGTTTTGCCGGAAATGTATACGTAATGCCGGTTCCTCTATAACTTTTTGATACTCCTTTTTAGATACAGTAGAAGTACCAGCACTTGATTTTGTGTTTTGGTTAATACTCTTCTTGCTTTCGTCAGTCTCGTAAGATTCAAGATATGGCAAGATCGGTGTCGATGTATTTACAGACTTGGTATTCTTATAGTTGCCTTCTGTGTCCATAGTAATGACATTGAGGACATTGATATGGGccagaatcaacaacttcgaGGTCGATGGGTCTCTGAGCTCAGTGGAGTACGATTCGCTGTTGTACAGTGTCACCTTttcaatcaagaagttcgaaAGAGGGACTTTTATCGGTTCTATGAAGTTGAGCAAGTTCTGGTAATGGTCAGTCGAGGAAGAAGTAGTATTGTCTATTTCACTGCTGGAAGTACCTGTGGCGGTTATACGCAAGAGTCTATTGAAGTTGCTAGtgagtttgttgaaggtttTGCCTTGGTTCAAAGTCGATTTTGAGGTATCCTCCCCCGGAACTCGGTTGGAAGATCTACGACGAAGAAGCGATAAATTGTTCACT
It encodes:
- a CDS encoding predicted protein (go_function protein kinase activity; ATP binding~go_process protein amino acid phosphorylation), with the protein product IYYGRSVNKVFNQDFIIDKRFKIVKELGHGAYGIVCSAKYDDGSGNDDITTNNNDAAGNSSSSDGSYVAIKKITNIFSKKILCKRSLRELKLLQFFRGHKNITCLYDLDIIPNPLNGEFNEIYLYEELMECDMHQIIRSGQPLTDSHYQSFIYQVLCGLKYIHSADVLHRDLKPGNLLVNADCELKICDFGLARGFSENPEQNAGYMTEYVATRWYRAPEIMLSFTNYSKAIDIWSVGCILAELLGGKPLFRGKDYVDQLNQILLVLGTPKEATLTKIGSVRAQNYVRSLPLMKKVSYSELFPNANPLALDLLEKMLTLDPFERISVEEALSHPYLAVWHDPQDEPECQVKFNFKSFETVDNMDDMKQLIIDEVKKFREFVRKPIHEQQQIQLQIQLQQRQIEEQEAAAEAHRKEQLLEQQRQQQQQQQLQDQLNVMDIVETPAFSNNADVQYYQSIPKPQELDEFTFSHGSNSAAANDLYENNSLQYQNSQTPAEFQNQSASDLFRLEEELGFGLD
- a CDS encoding predicted protein — translated: MTSTQVSMDQLPNTAVFLNSVAPGFTSLDSNVHFSLENEPLNNGERSITWPLTGTNQSTIAILDNTYLNISRVPLNPASNESTTYVSLPYHVTNLFKKVVKQKDKESEGNMHIGANINPLAHDPFKVTQLNPGCLSDILEVNNLSLLRRRSSNRVPGEDTSKSTLNQGKTFNKLTSNFNRLLRITATGTSSSEIDNTTSSSTDHYQNLLNFIEPIKVPLSNFLIEKVTSYNSESYSTELRDPSTSKLLISAHINVLNVITMDTEGNYKNTKSVNTSTPILPYLESYETDESKKMSEYQKVIEEPALRIHFRQNSIITALKTFVNKSREPIVILGFDSGEVIIINLHALNYQIFDDLGFGQMPPNPDNVSISSKASSHIYSSSFGNVDVTALEIFHHPLYEYLIVAGYSNGEVMILDPYASRSNPSTNNQSEEKLKKSSKLVGKDAYISYFKKFDLSPFCKKASSSSGEETDSYSPNYLVGHFRVSYKPITAISSTMPYSENTDFSHSEVQPMILAIGADDGLVRFMDLIFTHDKSYGNTSDIKNNSVLTDLLSNYFNDGITGIEFSPDFRFVCIVGKGDIIEIFKMTYYNVNGLLTKNTGSNYHSSTNVNGLNPTSSGVVGRRSRSGTLNSVNSANLPSAAMFLSPSNTTPSNSFDISRNEHNHTPRLLNTPLKELYPPLIKEIRIVGRFKGHTNTIKKIRFIKEDEFNKGDLEQEASVKNSVYKLISCGFDGKIIIWEFDYKALPKVKKLPPLEKEKENKEKISTHKRRSIHENTQDQIEILTSLYKSLFDLRLKRHYKALAKKAGLSSGTKRYSTVIPPIVNDKLVPSIEVPLMSLDLSALVSDGKIDGFFVDAYNLWCFGKSGDIFRYCIG
- the AAT3 gene encoding Aspartate aminotransferase (Transaminase A) (AspAT) (go_function transaminase activity~go_process biosynthesis) translates to MVKQEDFDVEQFMDKYETNIVNNMGETCCDSLSVNQLLELISKEKPEVDISLKRKQICDLILDTKATYGHIRGSPDLKSAIAAIYNEDLKTEGISNDNIVVTNGAIGANFLTLYSLVDANDKVIVVSPTYQQLGSVSAVFSQSKVNVIPFELKYENEYLPDLVELKQLIETHFPKLVIINNPNNPTGVVWDNETMEKMVNLCKSKDVWLMCDEVYRPLYHSVKREDQPKSVVNYGYAKTISTGSTSKAFAFAGLRLGWVVTRDKALLDNLFSKRDYNTISVSMVDDSLATLVLQNHKVILKRNYDICLKNIEIVQKEIDHSNGLLSWIRPKSGTTCFIKINIPNLDTYKLCSELAEQHNTLVVPGEVFDNRAGFLRVGFGNSPESIVGGFYELKKWFIKNGYQK